The following coding sequences lie in one Ctenopharyngodon idella isolate HZGC_01 chromosome 11, HZGC01, whole genome shotgun sequence genomic window:
- the tdo2b gene encoding tryptophan 2,3-dioxygenase B, translating to MSGCPYLGRKHQLFTSKPSQAEEEDESQKGINKATKGGIVYGEYLQLDKVLSAQVLQSQLKGNKIHDEHLFIVTHQAYELWFKQVLWELDSVRGLFIKNHVRDERNMLKVVSRIQRITMIFKLLVEQFAVLETMTALDFFDFREYLSPASGFQSLQFRLLEGKIGVADHLRVPYNRRHYRDNFHGHESETLLSSEQEPSLLQLVEQWLERTPGLERDGFNFWGKLQSNIEEGLKMEKHKLEKMEDSEVKQELLEDLNKQSEVFTSLFDPKRHEHLLSKGERRLSYKALQGALMINFYREEPRFQVPFQLLTALMEIDMLMTKWRYNHVCMVHRMIGSKAGTGGSSGYHYLRSTVSDRYKVFVDLFNLATFLVPRAWVPKLNPNVHKFPYMAECYDSSYNSCSSEDSD from the exons ATGAGTGGATGTCCGTATTTGGGAAGAAAGCATCA ATTGTTTACCAGTAAGCCCAGTCAGGCAGAGGAAGAGGATGAATCCCAAAAGGGCATCAACAAAGCCACTAAAGGAGGAATCGTCTATGGAGAATACCTACAG CTTGACAAGGTGCTGAGCGCTCAAGTTTTGCAGAGTCAACTGAAAGGTAACAAAATCCATGATGAGCATCTCTTCATCGTTACCCACCAAG CATATGAGTTGTGGTTTAAGCAGGTATTATGGGAGCTTGATTCAGTTCGGGGCCTGTTCATTAAAAACCAT GTTCGGGATGAGAGAAACATGCTGAAGGTGGTGAGCAGGATCCAGAGGATCACCATGATCTTCAAACTGCTGGTGGAACAGTTTGCGGTCTTGGAGACCATGACTGCTTTGGACTTCTTTGACTTCAG GGAGTATCTGTCCCCGGCCTCGGGGTTCCAGAGTCTTCAGTTTCGTCTTCTGGAGGGTAAGATTGGTGTGGCGGATCATTTGAGAGTCCCCTACAACCGACGACACTACAGAGATAACTTCCACGGACACGAGAGTGAGACGCTGCTGAGTTCAGAGCAGGAACCCTCTCTCCTTCAGCTGGTGGAG CAATGGCTGGAGAGGACTCCTGGACTTGAAAGAGATGGATTCAATTTCTGGGGGAAACTGCAATCCAACATCGAAGAGGGTCTCAAGATGGAGAAGCACAAACTGGAA AAAATGGAAGATTCTGAGGTAAAGCAGGAGCTTCTAGAAGATCTAAACAAACAGTCTGAGGTCTTCACTTCCCTATTTGACCCAAAACGCCATGAGCATCTTTTAAGCAAAG GTGAACGTCGACTTTCTTACAAGGCCCTTCAGGGAGCTCTAATGATCAATTTCTATAG GGAAGAGCCTCGCTTCCAGGTGCCCTTCCAGCTCCTGACTGCGCTGATGGAGATCGATATGCTTATGACCAAGTGGAGAT ATAACCATGTCTGTATGGTGCACAGAATGATTGGTAGCAAGGCAGGGACAGGTGGATCTTCAGGATACCATTACCTGCGCTCCACTGTCAG TGACCGTTACAAAGTGTTTGTGGATTTGTTCAACCTGGCGACATTCCTGGTACCTCGTGCTTGGGTGCCCAAACTGAACCCAAACGTCCATAAGTTCCCCTACATGGCCGAGTGTTACGACAGCTCGTACAATTCATGCAGCAGTGAGGATTCAGATTAG